Proteins from a genomic interval of Natator depressus isolate rNatDep1 chromosome 20, rNatDep2.hap1, whole genome shotgun sequence:
- the SP7 gene encoding transcription factor Sp7, whose product MHSGALESPDLAAIGFSQARWKLNPKELKKEDARYGSSPLAMLTATCNKFGGSSPIRDSATPGKAGNLLGKKLYQLGAEQSSPKLRSSEAMGDSYTAAFPSGNGLMSSSASPQASTTYGNDYSPFSHSFPASSGSQDPSSLLVSKGHPSAECLPSVYTSLDMAHPYGSWYKAGIHPGISSSSSNATASWWDVHSNTNWLSAQPQSDGLQGSLQPVPAQTSLSPQLPSYSSDFTTLNPAPYPAVGITSSSHLLPSSQHMLSQEMYKPKPVANNSLMEGGIGLKAPRGGTFSSSTGRSTCDCPNCQELERLGASAASLRKKPIHSCHIPGCGKVYGKASHLKAHLRWHTGERPFVCNWLFCGKRFTRSDELERHVRTHTREKKFTCLLCNKRFTRSDHLSKHQKTHTELGAAKPAEGEAEREETATGGGSPGAALQDGLANDDKDTTSPEQSSLLEI is encoded by the exons atgcaTTCAGGGGCCTTAGAGAGTCCTGACTTAGCAGCAATTGGGTTTTCTCAAGCCAGGTGGAAACTAAACCCCAAGGAGCTGAAAAAA GAGGACGCTCGCTatggctccagccccctggcTATGCTAACAGCCACCTGCAATAAATTTGGAGGCTCCAGTCCAATCCGGGATTCGGCcacgcctgggaaagcggggaacCTTTTGGGGAAGAAACTGTACCAGCTGGGAGCCGAGCAGTCCAGCCCCAAGCTCCGCAGCTCCGAGGCCATGGGAGATTCCTACACGGCCGCCTTCCCCAGTGGGAACGGGCTGATGTCCTCCTCGGCCAGCCCGCAAGCCTCCACCACCTATGGCAATGACTACAGCCCCTTCTCCCACTCCTTTCCAGCTTCCTCCGGCTCTCAGGACCCCTCATCCCTCCTGGTGTCCAAGGGCCACCCCTCGGCCGAGTGCCTTCCCAGCGTCTACACCTCCTTGGATATGGCACACCCTTACGGCTCCTGGTACAAAGCTGGGATCCATCCTGGGATCTCCAGCAGCTCCAGCAATGCCACAGCCTCCTGGTGGGACGTGCACTCCAATACCAACTGGCTGAGTGCCCAGCCCCAGTCGGACGGCCTCCAGGGCTCCCTTCAGCCTGTGCCGGCCCAGACATCCCTGAGCCCCCAGCTGCCAAGCTACAGCTCCGACTTCACCACCTTGAACCCTGCCCCGTACCCGGCCGTGGGCATCACCTCCTCCTCTCACCTACTCCCTTCCAGCCAACACATGCTGTCCCAGGAGATGTACAAGCCCAAGCCTGTGGCCAACAACTCCCTGATGGAAGGCGGGATCGGACTGAAGGCCCCGCGTGGCGGCACCTTCAGCAGCAGCACCGGCCGCTCGACGTGCGACTGCCCCAATTGCCAGGAGCTGGAgcggctcggggcttcagccgcCAGCCTGCGGAAGAAGCCCATCCACAGCTGCCACATCCCGGGCTGCGGGAAGGTCTACGGCAAGGCCTCCCACCTCAAGGCCCACCTGCGGTGGCACACAGGCGAGCGCCCCTTTGTCTGCAACTGGCTCTTCTGTGGCAAGCGCTTCACCCGCTCAGATGAGCTGGAACGTCATGTCCGCACCCACACCCGGGAGAAGAAGTTCACCTGTCTGCTCTGCAACAAGAGGTTCACCCGCAGCGACCACCTCAGCAAGCACCAGAAGACCCACACCGAGCTGGGGGCAGCCAAGCCTGCTGAGGGCGAAGCCGAAAGGGAGGAGACAGCCACTGGCGGTGGCTCTCCAGGCGCAGCCTTGCAGGACGGGTTGGCCAACGACGACAAAGACACCACCAGCCCTGAGCAAAGCAGCTTGCTGGAGATCTAA